The Microscilla marina ATCC 23134 nucleotide sequence AAAACGTTGGCTGCCATTCATACTCAGCAAGCATCAATAAAGCGGGTAAATCAACGAGAAGAGGAAGTTGTAGTCAAAAAACCTAGTACTAGGATAGTTTTTGGGGCACTTTTTTTGGTTGTGGGACTTATACTAGGTTTTATACTTTTGTCAATAAATAATGTTGGATATGATTATTGTTTTTCAATTGCTGTCATTGGTCTAATACAATTAGTTATTGGTCTTGCTAAAAGAAAGCATGAGTCTTATTAATTGTTTATGCCACAAGGAAACTTTGTAATGCTCTGCAATATACATTGAGTGGTGTTAAGAAGATTAGTAAATTTAGCAAGAATTTATTACCCATCATGTAAAAACCACCAACCCACTTAAAGGTTGATGGTCTTCATATTGTATTTTTGCAGTTTAAACTAATATTTTGGCAATGAAGTATCTATTTCGTCTGCCCAGGCAAGAATACCCCCTTCGAGGTTGTAAAGGTTGGTAAAGCCATACTTTTTCTCTAACAACTCTATAGCATCAGTGCTACGCTTGCCACTGCGACAATGCACCACCACTTTTTTGTCAGAAGCAATTTTATCTACTTGAGCCTCTATTTGCCCTAGTGGAATCAGCTCAGCATTGATGTTTACAATCTCATATTCGTAGCCTTCGCGTACATCAATCACCTGTACCTCTTCTTTGTCATCCAGCAACTGTTGTAGTTCTTTTACCGTCACGCTTTTTACCTGCTTTTCTTCTTTTGCGTCAGGGGTAATGCCACAAAACTGTTGGTAATCAATCAACTCGGTTTGGGTAGGATTTTTACCATTGATGGGGTTGTTTTCGTCGCGGTAAATCTTGAGCGTACGGGTAGTAAACGAGGCCGCATCGTACAAAAACAATCGCCCTGACAAGGGATCGCCTACTCCAGTTATTACTTTGATCACCTCGTTTGCCTGTAGGCTACCCAAAATGCCTGGCAATACGCCAATCACGCCGCCTTCGGCACAACTGGGTACCAAGCCTGGTGGGGGAGGAGTGGGGTACAAATCGCGGTAATTAGGGCCTAACTTGCCGTCTTTATCGGTATAATTAAACACCGAGAGTTGCCCCTCGAACCTAAAAATAGAAGCATATACATTGGTTTTGCCCAAAAGTACACAAGCATCGTTTACCAGATAACGGGTTGGGAAGTTATCGGTACCATCGGCTACCAGGTCATAGTCTTTGACAATGTCCAGGGCATTGTGAGAGGTAAGTGGCTCGTTGTGCAAGTTAAACTTAATGTGGGGGTTCAAGCCTTGCAAACGTTCTTTGGCGGCCTCTACCTTGGGTCTGCCCACATCTTTTACCGAAAACAACACTTGGCGTTGTAGGTTAGAGTCGTCTACCACGTCAAAATCTACAATGCCTATAGTACCTACACCAGCTGCCGTGAGGTAGAGCAATAGTGGGCTACCCAGCCCCCCAGAGCCCACCACCAATACTTTGGCGGCTTTGAGTTTGCGTTGTCCTTCTATATTAAACTCTGGAATGATCAGGTGTCGACTGTAACGTTCCAGTTCTTCTTTGCTAAATGTGATGTTTTTCATGTGTCTTTTGTTGAGCTTCAA carries:
- the moeB gene encoding molybdopterin-synthase adenylyltransferase MoeB, which codes for MTFSKEELERYSRHLIIPEFNIEGQRKLKAAKVLVVGSGGLGSPLLLYLTAAGVGTIGIVDFDVVDDSNLQRQVLFSVKDVGRPKVEAAKERLQGLNPHIKFNLHNEPLTSHNALDIVKDYDLVADGTDNFPTRYLVNDACVLLGKTNVYASIFRFEGQLSVFNYTDKDGKLGPNYRDLYPTPPPPGLVPSCAEGGVIGVLPGILGSLQANEVIKVITGVGDPLSGRLFLYDAASFTTRTLKIYRDENNPINGKNPTQTELIDYQQFCGITPDAKEEKQVKSVTVKELQQLLDDKEEVQVIDVREGYEYEIVNINAELIPLGQIEAQVDKIASDKKVVVHCRSGKRSTDAIELLEKKYGFTNLYNLEGGILAWADEIDTSLPKY